A window from Trinickia violacea encodes these proteins:
- a CDS encoding LysR family transcriptional regulator codes for MFLSMRIFTQIVELGSFTKAASALQLHRPVATKAVQHLEQTLGVRLLHRTTRRITLTAEGEEFYQRCAEILLQVSDTVGRFSQKSTRPRGKLRLELPVTIAKTIIIPALPAFQRQYPEIELIISARDQQVDIVGEGIDCAVRIGGQGSPGFVARKIAEVPMVTCASPEYLDQRGTPKTIDDLHNHLAVNFFFGPERKVMDWRFFVDGEEQAVKVRSGILANDSEAFLASGLAGFGILQGVQTALQPYLDSGRLVKVLPDIPSVPKPLSIVYPARRHLPSKVKVFIDWLTYVLTQAGIAPS; via the coding sequence ATGTTTCTATCGATGCGTATCTTTACGCAGATCGTCGAGTTGGGAAGCTTCACTAAAGCGGCCTCCGCCTTGCAACTGCATCGGCCTGTCGCAACCAAAGCGGTGCAGCACCTCGAACAGACTTTGGGCGTGCGCCTTCTGCATCGCACGACTCGACGAATCACGCTGACCGCGGAAGGAGAAGAGTTCTATCAGCGCTGCGCGGAGATTCTTTTACAAGTATCGGACACGGTGGGCCGCTTTTCGCAGAAGTCCACGCGCCCCAGGGGAAAGCTGCGCCTCGAATTGCCGGTGACGATCGCCAAGACGATCATCATTCCGGCGTTACCCGCCTTTCAGCGGCAGTATCCGGAGATCGAGCTCATTATCAGTGCGCGCGATCAGCAAGTAGACATTGTCGGGGAAGGCATCGACTGCGCCGTACGCATAGGCGGACAGGGAAGCCCGGGCTTTGTTGCGCGGAAGATCGCCGAGGTGCCGATGGTGACCTGCGCATCGCCGGAATATCTCGATCAACGCGGTACGCCCAAAACCATCGACGATTTGCACAATCACTTGGCAGTCAACTTTTTCTTCGGACCGGAGAGAAAGGTCATGGATTGGCGCTTTTTCGTCGACGGCGAAGAGCAAGCAGTCAAGGTGCGCAGCGGAATCCTTGCCAACGATTCAGAAGCCTTCCTCGCGAGCGGGCTCGCCGGCTTCGGCATTCTTCAAGGCGTGCAAACCGCGTTGCAGCCTTACCTCGACAGTGGACGACTGGTGAAGGTACTGCCCGACATACCGAGTGTTCCCAAGCCGCTTTCGATCGTCTATCCGGCGAGGCGACATCTGCCGTCGAAGGTCAAGGTTTTCATCGACTGGCTGACGTACGTTCTGACACAAGCCGGCATCGCCCCCTCATGA
- a CDS encoding LLM class flavin-dependent oxidoreductase yields the protein MSNATQSHELLNPMASSPNKIKLGVFAINAHGGCAITTAPEVHRAEDWRTNLETVRIADAAGFEAAIPIGRWRGFGGDSNFGGTSFETYTWAAAIAASTKQIATITTSHLPTVHPLFAAKQAATIDHISGGRFGLNMICGWFGPEMRMFGGSMMEHDERYAFADDWLAIAQEAWTTEGYFDHKSKYFNLVQAFSEPKPLNKPFLINAGGSPRGMRFCAEHCDAAFIILGSHELEGVRKQVRAYKDLAKNEYGRDLKVWCYSYVSVAETQAKAKEYVDRYVIEYGDDEACENIVKELGIQTGIFTPEQADQFRYHFKAGWAGFPLVGTPEMMVDHLGMLSEAGVDGICLSWLDYNSGIKQWNAEVMPLLEKAGLRNPYVPSQEKLAA from the coding sequence ATGAGCAATGCAACCCAGTCACACGAGCTGTTGAACCCGATGGCTAGCTCACCCAACAAGATCAAACTTGGCGTGTTCGCGATCAATGCACATGGCGGTTGCGCAATCACGACGGCTCCTGAAGTGCACCGCGCGGAGGATTGGCGGACGAACCTGGAGACCGTGCGCATTGCTGATGCCGCCGGTTTCGAGGCCGCCATTCCAATCGGTCGCTGGCGCGGTTTCGGCGGCGACAGCAATTTTGGCGGTACGAGCTTCGAGACCTACACCTGGGCGGCAGCCATAGCGGCGTCGACCAAGCAGATCGCCACGATTACGACCTCGCACCTTCCGACCGTTCACCCGCTGTTTGCAGCAAAGCAGGCGGCGACGATCGATCACATCAGCGGTGGGCGTTTCGGCCTCAACATGATTTGCGGCTGGTTTGGTCCGGAGATGCGGATGTTCGGCGGTTCAATGATGGAGCACGACGAACGATATGCGTTCGCCGACGACTGGCTCGCGATTGCGCAGGAGGCTTGGACGACGGAAGGTTACTTCGACCACAAAAGCAAGTACTTCAATCTCGTGCAGGCGTTTTCAGAGCCAAAACCGTTGAACAAGCCGTTCCTGATCAATGCGGGCGGCTCGCCGCGCGGCATGCGCTTTTGCGCCGAGCACTGTGATGCGGCTTTCATCATCCTCGGCTCGCATGAGCTCGAAGGCGTACGTAAGCAGGTCCGTGCTTATAAAGATCTGGCAAAGAACGAGTATGGCCGGGATCTCAAGGTGTGGTGCTACTCGTATGTGTCGGTTGCCGAAACGCAGGCCAAGGCGAAAGAGTACGTTGACCGCTACGTGATCGAGTACGGCGATGATGAGGCATGCGAAAACATCGTCAAGGAACTCGGCATCCAGACCGGCATTTTCACGCCAGAGCAGGCCGACCAGTTTCGCTATCACTTCAAGGCGGGCTGGGCGGGCTTCCCGTTGGTGGGCACACCTGAAATGATGGTCGATCATTTGGGCATGTTGTCGGAAGCGGGTGTGGATGGCATCTGCCTCAGCTGGCTGGACTACAACAGCGGCATCAAGCAGTGGAATGCCGAAGTGATGCCGTTGCTGGAGAAGGCGGGGCTTCGCAATCCATACGTGCCGTCGCAGGAAAAATTGGCAGCCTGA
- a CDS encoding aldehyde dehydrogenase family protein — translation MSATIDVHSPFDGTHVGQVEAATAEDVERAMATAYALFRDRRQWLSKQQRLSILKRAAEIISARREEIARQAASEGGKPLKDSLIEVDRGIDGIHTCIEALRTNAGQVVPMDLNATSAGRVAFTQYEPAGVVLGVSAFNHPFNLVIHQVAPAVAVGAPVIVKPAPATPLSCRTVIDIFHEAGLPPGWAQMVLPQDLELATRMVTDPRVGFFTFIGSAPVGWMLRSKLAPGTRCALEHGGVAPVIVSHDADLDMALPRIARGAFWHAGQACVSVQRVFCHRSIAGDVAHGLAELGNKMVIGDPLLTTTDVGPLISHKEVDRVGRWIDDAVSAGGTLVSGGKRISASCYANTVLLDPPGDADVTRKEVFGPVVCVYAYDNVDAAIATSNDLPYSFQAAVFTRNIDTAMHCYRHLDGTAIMVNENTLFRVDWMPFAGARVSGHGVGGMPHTMREMQTEKMMVWRSDALN, via the coding sequence ATGAGCGCGACGATTGATGTTCACTCTCCCTTCGACGGCACGCATGTCGGCCAAGTCGAAGCGGCTACCGCGGAGGATGTCGAACGCGCCATGGCTACGGCCTATGCGCTGTTCCGCGATCGCCGCCAATGGTTGTCCAAGCAGCAGCGTCTCTCGATACTGAAGCGTGCGGCTGAGATCATCTCTGCCCGGCGTGAGGAGATCGCGCGACAGGCTGCCAGCGAGGGCGGCAAGCCGCTGAAGGACTCGCTCATCGAAGTCGACCGCGGTATCGATGGCATACACACCTGCATCGAAGCGTTGCGGACCAACGCGGGCCAGGTGGTACCGATGGATCTCAATGCCACGTCGGCCGGCAGGGTCGCGTTCACGCAGTACGAACCGGCCGGCGTCGTCCTCGGCGTGAGCGCGTTCAATCATCCGTTCAACCTCGTCATCCATCAGGTCGCGCCCGCCGTCGCGGTCGGTGCCCCTGTCATCGTCAAACCTGCGCCGGCAACGCCGCTGTCCTGCAGGACAGTCATCGACATTTTTCACGAGGCGGGTTTGCCCCCCGGATGGGCGCAGATGGTGCTCCCGCAAGACCTCGAGTTGGCCACCCGCATGGTGACCGATCCTCGCGTAGGCTTCTTTACCTTCATCGGCTCGGCCCCAGTCGGCTGGATGCTCAGGTCGAAGCTGGCGCCGGGAACGCGTTGCGCGCTCGAGCATGGCGGCGTCGCGCCCGTGATTGTCTCGCATGACGCCGACCTGGATATGGCCCTGCCTCGCATCGCGCGCGGCGCCTTTTGGCATGCGGGGCAAGCGTGCGTGAGCGTGCAGCGTGTTTTCTGTCACCGGAGCATCGCCGGCGATGTCGCCCATGGGCTGGCCGAATTGGGCAACAAGATGGTGATCGGCGATCCTCTGCTGACGACTACCGACGTGGGCCCGCTAATCAGCCACAAGGAGGTAGACCGCGTTGGCCGATGGATCGATGACGCGGTGAGCGCCGGCGGGACACTCGTATCAGGCGGCAAAAGGATTTCCGCCAGTTGCTATGCCAACACGGTGTTGCTCGATCCGCCCGGCGATGCGGACGTGACGCGCAAGGAAGTGTTTGGCCCCGTCGTGTGCGTGTACGCGTACGACAACGTCGACGCGGCGATCGCGACGTCTAATGACCTTCCCTATTCATTCCAGGCTGCGGTGTTCACGCGAAACATCGACACGGCCATGCACTGTTATCGCCATCTGGACGGCACGGCCATCATGGTGAACGAGAACACGCTGTTCCGCGTCGATTGGATGCCGTTCGCAGGCGCGCGAGTCTCGGGACATGGGGTTGGCGGGATGCCTCACACGATGCGAGAGATGCAGACGGAAAAGATGATGGTTTGGCGCTCTGATGCGCTCAACTGA
- a CDS encoding glutathione S-transferase family protein has protein sequence MKLFFSTTSPYARLVRIALAEKGISDIELQLTDPWKDAPELLQANPSARVPALVLDDGKALTESLVIMLWLECQRPYPRLLGHEPSTVLSRIGVAMGGIDAAAAIIIGRKMTDASFDESPVGLRRRRSVVNALSRLEEAPPSFAGSTPDLAVISAVVLLDYVRFRFPSVNWLPSLPRLDALAIEMRERPSFADSLPREMSTT, from the coding sequence ATGAAGTTGTTCTTCAGCACGACGTCGCCTTATGCGCGCCTCGTGCGCATCGCGCTCGCGGAGAAAGGCATTTCCGATATCGAGCTTCAGTTGACAGATCCGTGGAAGGACGCGCCCGAGCTTCTGCAGGCCAATCCGAGCGCACGGGTCCCTGCGCTCGTTTTGGACGATGGGAAAGCGCTGACCGAGAGTCTCGTGATCATGCTCTGGCTGGAATGTCAGCGGCCCTATCCCAGACTGCTTGGGCACGAACCGTCGACGGTGCTGTCCAGGATCGGTGTTGCAATGGGCGGCATCGATGCCGCGGCGGCGATCATCATCGGTCGCAAGATGACCGACGCATCGTTCGATGAGTCGCCCGTGGGACTGCGGCGCAGGCGCTCTGTGGTCAACGCGCTGTCTCGGCTTGAAGAAGCGCCACCTTCGTTCGCCGGTTCGACGCCTGATCTCGCGGTGATTTCCGCTGTGGTCTTACTCGACTACGTGCGCTTCCGTTTTCCGTCCGTCAACTGGTTACCCAGCCTGCCGAGGCTGGATGCATTGGCAATAGAGATGCGCGAGAGGCCGTCGTTTGCCGACAGCTTGCCCCGCGAAATGTCCACCACCTGA